The following proteins come from a genomic window of Actinopolyspora saharensis:
- a CDS encoding carbohydrate ABC transporter permease, which yields MNVEAPDQKKPSTPRGIEQPAGAPREEQATRRKRNREGAAWVFLSPWLLGAAVLTLTPMLASLYLSFTKYDLFTAPEWVGLDNYVRMFTEDPRYWRSAVNTLVYVVVAVPLQLAAALAAALALNSIGRGKGFYRSAFYAPSLLGASMSIALVWRALFNDGGTVDDLLSSFGVNMGGWVNQPGWALLVVALLTIWQFGAPMVIFLAGLQQIPGELYEAAEVDGAGRLRRFRAVTLPMLSPVLFFNLVLQTIQAFQVFTPAFTVSGGRGGPADSTLFYTLYLYDRGFTASHMGYASAMAWVLLVVIGIVTALLFRSSRSWVFYNDKG from the coding sequence ATGAACGTCGAAGCCCCTGACCAGAAGAAGCCGAGCACGCCCCGGGGGATCGAACAACCAGCGGGTGCGCCCCGAGAAGAGCAGGCAACGCGGCGGAAGCGAAACCGCGAGGGCGCCGCCTGGGTCTTCCTCTCACCGTGGCTGCTCGGGGCCGCGGTGCTGACGCTGACCCCGATGCTGGCCTCGCTGTACCTGTCGTTCACCAAGTACGACCTGTTCACCGCCCCGGAGTGGGTGGGCCTGGACAACTACGTGCGCATGTTCACCGAGGATCCCCGCTACTGGCGGTCGGCGGTGAACACCCTGGTGTACGTGGTGGTGGCCGTGCCACTGCAACTCGCGGCCGCGTTGGCCGCGGCCCTGGCGCTGAACTCCATCGGACGCGGCAAGGGCTTCTACCGCTCGGCCTTCTACGCCCCCTCGCTGCTCGGCGCGAGCATGAGCATCGCGCTGGTCTGGCGCGCCCTGTTCAACGACGGCGGCACCGTGGACGACCTGCTGTCCTCGTTCGGGGTGAACATGGGCGGCTGGGTCAACCAGCCGGGCTGGGCCCTGCTGGTGGTGGCCCTGCTGACGATCTGGCAGTTCGGCGCCCCCATGGTCATCTTCCTCGCGGGGCTGCAGCAGATCCCGGGCGAGCTGTACGAAGCGGCCGAAGTGGACGGTGCCGGACGGTTGCGGCGCTTCCGCGCGGTGACCCTGCCGATGCTCTCGCCGGTGCTGTTCTTCAACCTGGTGCTGCAGACCATCCAGGCCTTCCAGGTCTTCACGCCCGCCTTCACCGTCAGCGGGGGCCGCGGTGGCCCCGCGGACTCGACGCTGTTCTACACACTCTACCTGTACGACCGGGGATTCACCGCATCGCACATGGGATACGCCTCGGCGATGGCCTGGGTGCTGCTCGT
- a CDS encoding cupin domain-containing protein gives MTESPGPSLPGSIGLSHVRSYDWPTEDGLAGGSPHVHLACTEAYVVTHGRGAVQTLSTDGYREHELEPGAVAWFAPGTVHRMVQHEDLRVTVLMQNSGLPEAGDAVFTFPPEVLADPDSYAAAASIPRQADEQEKRAAAQRRRDLAVSGYLTLREALRADDAGPLREFLRAAARLVAPKVDHWRKLWRHGALAAAEHTGARLDRLAEGDPADLESSEVCLAHPSRRDGYGVCGLRDEYEIPGATLPYGGE, from the coding sequence ATGACCGAATCCCCCGGCCCTTCCCTCCCGGGATCGATCGGGCTCTCACACGTGCGTTCCTACGACTGGCCGACCGAGGACGGACTCGCCGGTGGTAGCCCGCACGTGCACCTGGCCTGCACCGAGGCCTACGTGGTCACCCACGGCCGCGGTGCGGTGCAGACGCTGAGCACGGATGGATACCGCGAGCACGAGCTCGAGCCCGGTGCCGTGGCCTGGTTCGCCCCCGGCACGGTGCACCGGATGGTGCAGCACGAGGACCTGCGGGTCACGGTGCTGATGCAGAACAGCGGCCTGCCCGAGGCAGGCGACGCGGTGTTCACCTTCCCGCCCGAGGTGCTCGCCGACCCGGACTCCTACGCCGCCGCCGCGAGCATCCCGCGCCAGGCCGACGAGCAGGAGAAACGAGCCGCCGCCCAGCGACGCAGGGACCTGGCCGTGTCCGGGTACCTGACCCTGCGCGAGGCGCTGCGCGCGGACGATGCCGGGCCGCTGCGCGAGTTCCTCCGGGCGGCCGCGCGACTGGTGGCGCCCAAGGTGGACCACTGGAGGAAGCTGTGGCGGCACGGCGCGCTGGCCGCCGCCGAGCACACCGGTGCCCGCCTGGACCGCCTGGCCGAGGGCGATCCCGCCGACCTGGAGAGCTCCGAGGTCTGCCTGGCCCACCCGTCACGACGGGACGGCTACGGCGTGTGCGGGCTGCGCGACGAGTACGAGATCCCCGGTGCGACCCTTCCCTACGGAGGCGAGTGA
- a CDS encoding extracellular solute-binding protein: MPDKPQKSPTPPRTGLKVSALTFAVLTLCGLLAGCGAGTSGSTGGKVELQFSWWGNADRAAATNEAVDLFEQRHPNIEVQTSFSSYNSYIQKLATQAAGGNAPDVMQLDYRQISQYASSGLLLPLGDRPEVSTEEVDSGMLRTGQVRGTQYAIPMGRTSQVLVYDSAAWQRAGVSEPRFDWTWQDWSAAMRKLNENTDQAGSTDPGWSEDWFEVWLRGRGKSLYTDSGELGFTESDLAKFWSFTNGLSQQGAVSPARQTTQIDGSAANMPFGRGNAASGITWDSAVGGFQALIGDSLRLAPLPSGPDGTPGQYFKPSMLVGVSSNSPHPEEASQLVDFLINDPAAGDVLGVSRGMPVNQDIRDDITPSLSGLDKRIADFQQRLEGKLLDPPSAPPAGDLALQTTFQRDYDHVGFELRSPRRMAEQFLTSVRSELQQ, translated from the coding sequence ATGCCGGACAAGCCCCAGAAGTCACCGACTCCGCCCCGCACCGGGCTCAAGGTCTCGGCGCTGACCTTCGCGGTGCTGACGCTGTGCGGCCTGCTGGCGGGCTGCGGCGCGGGGACGAGCGGATCCACCGGCGGCAAGGTCGAGTTGCAGTTCAGCTGGTGGGGCAACGCCGACAGGGCCGCCGCCACCAACGAGGCCGTCGACCTCTTCGAGCAGCGCCACCCGAACATCGAGGTGCAGACCTCGTTCTCCAGCTACAACTCCTACATCCAGAAGCTGGCCACCCAGGCCGCCGGGGGCAACGCCCCCGACGTGATGCAGCTGGACTACCGGCAGATCAGCCAGTACGCCTCCTCCGGGCTGCTGCTCCCGCTCGGGGACCGCCCCGAGGTGAGCACCGAGGAGGTGGACTCGGGCATGCTGCGCACCGGACAGGTCCGCGGAACGCAGTACGCGATCCCGATGGGGCGCACCTCGCAGGTGCTGGTCTACGACTCCGCCGCGTGGCAGCGCGCCGGCGTGTCCGAACCGCGTTTCGACTGGACGTGGCAGGACTGGAGCGCGGCCATGCGCAAGCTCAACGAGAACACCGACCAGGCCGGCTCCACCGATCCGGGATGGAGCGAGGACTGGTTCGAGGTGTGGCTGCGCGGCAGGGGCAAGAGCCTCTACACCGACAGCGGTGAGCTCGGCTTCACCGAGAGCGATCTCGCCAAGTTCTGGAGCTTCACCAACGGGCTCAGCCAGCAGGGCGCGGTCAGCCCGGCTCGCCAGACGACGCAGATAGACGGCTCGGCGGCGAACATGCCGTTCGGCCGCGGCAACGCCGCCTCCGGCATCACCTGGGACTCCGCCGTCGGCGGCTTCCAGGCCCTGATCGGTGACAGCCTGCGGCTCGCCCCGTTGCCCTCCGGTCCGGACGGCACACCGGGGCAGTACTTTAAGCCCTCGATGCTCGTCGGCGTCTCCTCCAACAGCCCCCACCCGGAGGAAGCATCCCAGCTCGTGGACTTCCTGATCAACGATCCGGCCGCGGGCGACGTTCTCGGGGTGAGCCGCGGAATGCCGGTCAACCAGGACATCCGTGACGACATCACCCCCTCCCTGAGCGGCCTGGACAAGCGGATCGCCGACTTCCAGCAGCGTCTCGAGGGCAAACTGCTCGACCCGCCGAGCGCTCCCCCCGCCGGTGACCTCGCGCTGCAGACGACCTTCCAACGCGACTACGACCACGTGGGCTTCGAACTCCGATCGCCGCGGCGGATGGCCGAGCAGTTCCTCACCAGCGTGAGATCGGAGTTGCAGCAATGA